The following proteins are encoded in a genomic region of Nomascus leucogenys isolate Asia chromosome 17, Asia_NLE_v1, whole genome shotgun sequence:
- the MRPL2 gene encoding 39S ribosomal protein L2, mitochondrial: protein MALWALTRLLRSLSLAPPTVAAPAPSVFPAAQMMNNGLLQQPSALMLLPCRPVLTSVALNANFVSWKSRTKYTIAPVKMRKSGGRDHTGRIRVHGIGGGHKQRYRMIDFLRFRPEETKSGPFEEKVIQVRYDPCRSADIALVAGGSRKRWIIATENMQAGDTILNSNHIGRMAVAAREGDAHPLGALPVGTLINNVESEPGRGAQYIRAAGTCGVLLRKVNGTAIIQLPSKRQMQVLETCVATVGRVSNVDHNKRVIGKAGRNRWLGKRPNSGRWHRKGGWAGRKIRPLPPMKSYVKLPSAAAQS from the exons ATGGCCCTGTGGGCACTGACCCGCCTTCTGCGCTCTCTGAGCCTGGCGCCCCCGACCGTCGCCGCCCCTGCCCCGAGTGTGTTCCCCGCCGCCCAG ATGATGAACAATGGCCTCCTCCAACAGCCCTCTGCCTTGATGTTGCTCCCCTGCCGCCCAGTCCTTACTTCTGTGGCCCTTAATGCCAACTTTGTGTCCTGGAAGAGTCGTACCAAGTACACCATTGCACCAGTGAAGATGAGGAAGTCTGGGGGCCGAGACCACACAG GCCGAATCCGGGTACATGGTATTGGCGGGGGCCACAAACAACGTTATCGCATGATTGACTTTCTGCGTTTCCGGCCTGAGGAGACCAAGTCAGGACCCTTTGAGGAGAAGGTTATCCAAGTCCGCTATGATCCCTGTAG GTCAGCAGACATAGCTCTGGTTGCTGGGGGCAGCCGGAAACGCTGGATCATTGCTACAGAAAACATGCAGGCTGGAGACACAATCTTGAACTCTAACCACATAGGCCGAATGGCAG tTGCTGCTCGGGAAGGGGATGCGCATCCTCTTGGGGCTCTGCCTGTGGGGACCCTCATCAACAACGTGGAAAGTGAGCCAGGCCGGGGTGCCCAATATATCCGAGCTGCAG GGACGTGTGGTGTGCTACTGCGGAAGGTGAATGGCACAGCCATTATCCAGCTGCCCTCTAAGAGGCAGATGCAG GTGCTGGAAACGTGTGTAGCAACAGTAGGCCGAGTATCCAACGTTGATCATAACAAACGGGTCATTGGCAAGGCAGGTCGCAACCGCTGGCTGGGCAAGAGGCCTAACAGTGGGCGGTGGCACCGCAAGGGGGGCTGGGCTGGCCGAAAGATTCGGCCACTACCCCCCATGAAGAGTTACGTGAAGCTGCCTTCTGCTGCTGCCCAAAGCTGA